The sequence TTAAAAGGTATCGCGGATAATGACCTCAGAAAGGAAAGGATCGAATATGTACTCAAAGCCGTCCATATGTATGAAAGGAAAGACGATAAGATCGGGTCTTTCTCGGGAGGGATGAAACAACGGATCGGGATCGCCCTGATCTTATTGCACCTACCACGTATCCTGATCGTGGATGAACCGACGGCCGGACTGGATCCACGGGAAAGGATCCGTTTCCGTAATCTGCTGGTGGAATTAAGTAAGGACCGGATCGTGATCTTTTCGACGCATATCATAGAAGATATTTCCAGTTCATGTAGCCAGGTGGTGGTCATCAATAAGGGCGACCTGAAATATTTCGGCGATCCTTCCGATATGGTGGAGATGGCTACCGGAAAGATATGGAATTTCTACATCGATAAGGATGATTTCGATACGACACTGGATAAGTCCATGGTAGTGCACCATATCCAGGACGGAGATACCATACATGTCCGTTACCTGGCCAAAGAACAGCCATTTGAAAATGCCGTTCCCGCCGAACCGAACCTGGAAGATGCTTATCTCTGCCTTCTGAAAAATATGCATCAATGAAGCGGATAGTTGAATATAATCGTAAAGACGTACATCATGACCTTTAAACAATTCATCATCCTGTTACCCAAGATCGTGAAATACAATCTGAAGGTGATTTTTGCCGGAAAATTCATCTGGTTCCTGTTGGCCGCATTCGGATTTTTTGCCTATTTTATGTTCCAGAGCGCCTGGAACAGGAATGAGATCAACGAACGGCTGATCTATGACCTGTTGATCTTTCCCTGTGTATTGCTGATCTTCTATCCGGCTGTATTCGGTATCCAGAATGATGAGGATAACCGGATGCTGGAAATACTTTTCGGCATTCCCGACTATAGGTACAAAGTCTGGGGGGTACGCCTGGTGATGATCTATGTCGCCATTTATTTTATACTGGTATTGTTTTCGCTGGTGGCCTCTGTGCTGATGTATCCTGTGAACCCCTTCGAAATGTCGGGCCAGCTGATGTTCCCCTTGCTTTTTTACGGAAACCTGGCCTTTATGTTCTCCACCATCACAAGGAGCGGGAACGGAACCGCCGTGATCATGATCATCGTTAGTATCCTTCTGATCTTTCTGGTCCAGACTGATCTTATCCGGAATACTTTCTGGAATATTTTACTGAATCCTTTTCAGGTACCCCGTAATTTCCTTCCTGTCATCTGGGAAAGCATTGTCATTAAAAACCGTATATTCTTACTGGTAGGTAGTATTATCTGGATGATGATCGGGTTACTGAATCTGCAGAAAAGGGAGAAATTCGTATAAGATCTTTCATACAATACCCGTAAAATGTTTATATTTTTACGAGTAAATTGTATGGGAATTTGTGAGGTTATGAGAATTATTGTAAAATGATTCATGAGGCTGGAAAATAAACTTATTTTAGGAATTCATGGTTCTTTAGAGTTTGTTTATAATTCCCGGATTTTATTCCATAAATTATAATGATTGAATACTTGTGCTATCTGTTTATCATTACCTTTTTGATGTATATTGATGAAATATAAAGATAGGTCTTGTGATCTTCGTATGATGGTACAGTATTCTTCAAATTTTACGGGAATGTGAATCTTTTTAGCAGGTGTACCGCACAATAAAGCCATCGCCTTAGTCCAAATATCATCTGCTGAAGGAGCCAATCTCATGAACAGTTGCTCATTAGTTACCTCTGCATTTAAAGATTGGGGAGGATAAAGTATTCCGCCAATACCTGTGGGAAAATTTAAATGGGAAATATCTTCTTCGCTGATATCCGGTTTCCATTCATCATAAGGTTTTAATACCCCTTCTTCTGTAAAAGATATCCTATGGCCTCTCCCAAATAAGATTACATCAGGGGTGGCAAGGTAGGCATGGACAAACCGTTCGATAAAGTCCCTTGCATAGATCACATCATCATCTACCGTAATGATTGAGGCGGAAGGATAAGCAATAAGAGCTGGGATTAACTTTTTGTAGGATTTCAGGTCTTTACAAAACTCAATGATTAAGCCACGATTTCGCATCTTTTTCAGACTGACAGGGAGATTATTTTCACAAAACTCATCTTTTGCTAGCCATAAAATGATTTTATTCGCTTTGATGGTCTGGCTGAATAAACTTTCAATAACGACTGGCACATCATATATTCTTTTTCCGTAAGTGGTTAATGAGACAATGATTTCATTTTTCCCATAAAGCCGGTCTGAAATTCCCATCTCGCAGGAAGTATAGGCCATTTTTTCATAATCAAACAGTTTGGTTTGGTATTCTACCTCTTTACTAATGATGTAATTCATGTATTTTAACCATTCGTTTTGCATGTTCTGTTTTTTAATACCTATTAAAACTATTAATATTTATCCGTACAAACATATACACTCTTGCAAAGAGTCTTGTTTTTTAATAATTGTTTTTAATCTACTTGGTAAAATAAATAAATTATTTAGTATTATCTTGGCAACGTAAATAGAAATTAATTTTTCTCAATATTTTTTGTTCTGTATTTATATTTTATATTAAAAAAATAATATTTTTGTGGAACATATTTTTCTATTAGCTTATTAAATAAATAATGAATATCTTGTCTGATCTTATCTCTGTTGTCATACCAGTTTATAACAGATCTGAAGCATTAAAAGCAACATTAAGAAGCATCATTAATCAGACTTATAAAAATATTGAAATCATTGTTGTTGATGATGGTTCAGAAGAAGATATTCAAACATTAATAAAAGCCATTAATGACAGCCGATTAGTTTATTATAGATTGGAACATACCAATGCCAACATAGCAAGAAATTACGGTATTCTAAAAAGTAGAGGAAAATACATTGCTATGATTGATTCCGATGATATTTGGCATTCAGATCATTTAGAAGATAGCATTAGATTTATAACAAATAATAAAGTAGAAGGGATTTATGGCGGACTGTATCTAAAGAATAGAAATTCAAATAATATAATTAAGGTTATAAAAGTTCGGCTTCCTTATTCTACTGAATCTATGATTGACTATTTACTTAAAACTGTTTATGGAGCACAAACTTCAACTCTTTTTATGACTAGTGAAAGTGTAAGAAAAATAATGTGGGACCCGAATTTAAACAGGCATCAGGATTATGATTTTGTGATAAGATATTCAAAAGTTTTTAAATTTTTACCTAAAGATGGAATAACTGTTGATTATGTTTTTTCTCCCAAAAAAAATATTGATTTCAAATCCTGTATCAATATGATTTCTGCCAATAAAAAAGATATAGACCCGCAACTGTATAATAGTTATCATCTATCAATGCTTAAATCTGCAATTCAACAACAAGCAGATAAAAAAATAATAAATCATTATAAAAAACATGCAGTAAAGTATAAAGAATATATCACATTTCAGTTTTATGCATCTTTAAAAGATCCTAGGAATGTATTCCAACGAATCTATACAAGGATTTCCTTTGTATGGAGGGTGTTAACTATAGATATGTGAAAAATCTTTTATACGATTGATTTTGAAATTTACGAAGATGAAATATAATTTAAAAGATACTACATTCCTTATAATAACTAGGCTTGATACTATTGAGAGACTGGAAAATATTTTAGCCGTCACTTCTTTTATTCTCAAAAACTTTGAAACAAATATACATTTGTGGGAAAGCTCAGGTTATTGTAATGGGTTTTTAAGAGTACTATTAGATTCACACATCCAATATAGTTTCATCCAGGATGACGATCCGATCTTCCACAGAACCAAATATATAAATAGGATGATGGAAGAGGTTGCGACCTCCTATGTTTCGGTTTGGGATACGGATGTTATTGCTCCACCTCAACAAATTATAGATACAGTTAATCTCCTAAGAAATGGTAAAGCTGATTTTGTCTATCCATATGAAAAGTTATTTCTTGAAACTTCGTTAATTTTGAGAAAAATTTTCTTAACCAACGGTTGTGATTTACAGGTATTGATTAGAAATAAGAAACGGATGAATCTATTATATATGCCAATCCCAGTGGGAGGGGCATTTTTTTGTAATGTCGATTCATATCAGAGGTCTGGATTGGAAAATGAAAATTTTTACGGATGGGGGATTGAAGATGGCGAAAGATATACGAGATGGATCAAAAAAGGCTTTCTGGTTAAAAGAATTTCAGGACCTTTATTTCATTTAACCCACCCGAGAGGAATCAATAGTACAATGCATCACAAAGATCAACATATTATTAAAAGAAAAATCCTTAATCTTGCAGCCAATGCTCAAATGACACATTTATAGATGCCTTATCCATTTTGAAAATACCTATATAATAATTAAACATTTAATAATAATCTAAAAATTAAATCTATGAAAAAATTAAAGAAACTTAATTTGGATTTTCTTGCAGAAGAAGCTACTGCTTTAACGGAAAATCAGGAAAATATGATTGTTGGAGGAGGAAGCGGTATCTCTCCTTTTGATACACTTTGGCATTATATGACGGGGTCTGGATCAACATATACTCTTACCGGTTCACAATTTTCCAGATTGTCGGAAACAATCGGCTCGATAGGAAATAATAATGTCACATGGGTTGAAATAAATGGGACTATGTATGCAAAATGTAATATGAGTCTTTATGGTACAGACTACGAAAATTCATTAGGTACATGTAGTGTATATTTCGATCAATGTGGTAATATGGTTGGGATGAAAGATTTTTATGATTTTAATACATCTGATATTAATAGAGAATGGTGGGATCAAATGAAAACAAAGATTGGTTCTCATATACCTGGATCAGAGTATCACATAGGGTATGGAATACATGACTAGATTCTTGTTTTTAACAATATTCCTGTTTTCTTTTTATGCTTGTGATAGAACGAGAACAGGAATTATTGAAAGAGATCATTCCATAACATCCGATCCGTTTACAACTTTTATGCCTGACATTTATACTTCAATAGAAGAAAATGATACATATGTTGAATGGCGCTTTGGGGGATTTTTAGGGAATCTTCAGATAGAGAAAAGATATTATACCGGCATAAAAGACTCCTTGATTTTTATAAATTCCGGTCTCGATGGATTCAATTTTTTATATTCTTCCAAGAGGAGAATCATTCTTCCGAATAGTGGAAATAAGTTAAAAATAAAGTTTATATACGAATATCAGCCTGATCCAGGCAGTGACGCTGAAATGAATTTTAGACTGATTTTTTTTACCAATAATATCGTACTTAAGGAGTTTATTGGAAAAGTTCGACCAACGATAGAGGCAGGTAGTAATGTCAAAGCAGAGAAAAATAATATTTCTACAGAGACCTACACATATAAAATTCCCCCGGGAGCGAATAATATAGAAGTATCATTTTACTCATATGATCAGGAAGAAATCAAAGATTTAAATTACTCTTTCAACCGAAATTCCGACCTGGTAGGAGCAGCTTATTTTGCTTTAAACAGATTTGACGTAAGTATTGACAAAAAACCTCTTGAGAAATATATTTATAATCATGAAATACCTTATTCGAAGGCGCAAATTTTTGAGATATCAAAAGAAAATAGCGATAGTTTGATAATTGATAATGATGTAAGGATCCTCGGCATAGGAGAAAGTGTACATGGAAGCGGTACATTTCTCGTACAGAGTTCATCAATCATTAAAAAACTGATCACAGATGGGTACGATATTGTGGGTTTTGAAGCGTCTATAACAGATGGAATAAAGCTAAACGATTATATAAAAGGAAGGAGAAATGATATAAAAGATATTTTAGGTAATGGGGTATTTAACTTTTATAATGATTCTGTTATGATAGAGCTGTTTAATGAATTAAAAGCATATAACAGAATGAACAATAATAAAATTTCGGTTTTTGGATTTGATATTCCCTGGATGGATGAAACAAGCAACTTAACACATGCAGCAGAAAATAATTTTAAGGTTTGTGAAGAAGAATACTTTAATGCTTACTTGAAAAATTTCTACCATAAGTATTATTCTTATTATGTCAGGGATAAACTAGCTTTTCATGTATTAATGCGCCATCTAAGAGATCAAGTAATGAGTGAGAATATATTTTATTTAGATAGTCTTCTTAAGAAAGAAAAGAAAATGATTCTTATGGCACATCTGGGACATCTGAGTAAGAAAAGGTCAACTGAGCCTTCTGTAGGTTATAACCTTTCTGAAAGGTATGGAAATCAATATGCGGTAATTGGGATGTTTACAAAAGAAGGGACTTTTTTTTCCAATCATTTTGCTGGTTTTAGTACAAACAGAATTACAAAAGCTTTTCCACTTTCCCATCCTATAGGGAAAAGTATCGAACAACTTTGCTCCGAATTAGGGAAAAACACTTTTTATATGAATCATATCAAAGATATGGAACTATTAGACAGAATTTTGTATTCACGTTATATAGGTGCAGGTTACTCTGTTATGCAATTTGCTCCAATAAATATGCGCAAGGAGTTGGATA comes from Bacteroidales bacterium and encodes:
- a CDS encoding glycosyltransferase codes for the protein MSDLISVVIPVYNRSEALKATLRSIINQTYKNIEIIVVDDGSEEDIQTLIKAINDSRLVYYRLEHTNANIARNYGILKSRGKYIAMIDSDDIWHSDHLEDSIRFITNNKVEGIYGGLYLKNRNSNNIIKVIKVRLPYSTESMIDYLLKTVYGAQTSTLFMTSESVRKIMWDPNLNRHQDYDFVIRYSKVFKFLPKDGITVDYVFSPKKNIDFKSCINMISANKKDIDPQLYNSYHLSMLKSAIQQQADKKIINHYKKHAVKYKEYITFQFYASLKDPRNVFQRIYTRISFVWRVLTIDM
- a CDS encoding erythromycin esterase family protein yields the protein MPDIYTSIEENDTYVEWRFGGFLGNLQIEKRYYTGIKDSLIFINSGLDGFNFLYSSKRRIILPNSGNKLKIKFIYEYQPDPGSDAEMNFRLIFFTNNIVLKEFIGKVRPTIEAGSNVKAEKNNISTETYTYKIPPGANNIEVSFYSYDQEEIKDLNYSFNRNSDLVGAAYFALNRFDVSIDKKPLEKYIYNHEIPYSKAQIFEISKENSDSLIIDNDVRILGIGESVHGSGTFLVQSSSIIKKLITDGYDIVGFEASITDGIKLNDYIKGRRNDIKDILGNGVFNFYNDSVMIELFNELKAYNRMNNNKISVFGFDIPWMDETSNLTHAAENNFKVCEEEYFNAYLKNFYHKYYSYYVRDKLAFHVLMRHLRDQVMSENIFYLDSLLKKEKKMILMAHLGHLSKKRSTEPSVGYNLSERYGNQYAVIGMFTKEGTFFSNHFAGFSTNRITKAFPLSHPIGKSIEQLCSELGKNTFYMNHIKDMELLDRILYSRYIGAGYSVMQFAPINMRKELDMVWFTRTSEASRILTKKPD